In Vigna unguiculata cultivar IT97K-499-35 chromosome 3, ASM411807v1, whole genome shotgun sequence, a single genomic region encodes these proteins:
- the LOC114175054 gene encoding cannabidiolic acid synthase-like 2, giving the protein MKHLSSYFTFTTAIALLFSFEPPSLHTPENFVQCLYNYPHITDSISNVVFTQTNSSYSSVLDAPIQNYRFFNLSRKPQVIVTPLDVSHIQATIICSQRHGLQIRTRSGGHDYEGLSYVAEVPFVVLDLINLRQITVDVENRTAWVQAGATLGELYYTISQQSKTLGFPAGVCATVGTGGHFSGGGYGSLMRKYGLAADNIIDAHIIDVNGNLLDRKAMGEDLFWAIRGGGGASFGVIVAWKIKLVPVPSTVTVFNVARTLEENATEIIQKWQLVANKMDERIFIRVDVKKVNSSEHGKQTIQANFVSMFQGGVEELIPLMQKSLPELGLDRKDCTETSWIGSVVFANVVLGGSSVNEAHEVLLNRTRFRERIIAKAKSDYVMKPIPVEGLQGLWRLLYEVPDGELEFAPYGGRMYDISESELPFPHRSGYIFHIHYAVVWREEGDEAAQRHINWIRRVYKYMEPYVSNSPRAAYLNYRDLDIGVNNNGYTSYDQASIWGVKYFGNNFRRLAIVKTKVDPHNFFRDEQSIPTLSDEEN; this is encoded by the coding sequence ATGAAGCATTTAAGCTCCTATTTCACCTTCACTACTGCCATtgctcttttattttcatttgaacCTCCTTCACTTCATACTCCTGAAAACTTCGTTCAATGTCTTTACAACTATCCCCATATCACCGACTCAATCTCCAATGTTGTTTTCACACAAACCAACTCTTCGTACTCCTCTGTCCTAGATGCTCCCATTCAAAATTATAGGTTCTTCAACTTAAGCAGAAAACCCCAAGTCATTGTCACACCACTCGACGTTTCCCACATTCAAGCCACCATAATCTGCTCCCAACGCCATGGCCTGCAGATTCGAACCCGAAGTGGAGGCCATGATTATGAGGGTCTCTCCTACGTTGCTGAGGTTCCATTTGTCGTCCTTGACCTCATAAACCTTCGACAAATCACAGTTGACGTAGAAAACCGAACTGCATGGGTTCAAGCTGGGGCAACTCTTGGTGAACTTTACTACACCATTAGCCAGCAAAGCAAAACGCTAGGGTTCCCAGCGGGTGTGTGTGCCACTGTAGGCACTGGTGGCCACTTCAGTGGAGGTGGTTATGGATCCTTGATGCGTAAGTACGGTCTTGCCGCAGATAATATCATAGATGCTCACATAATAGACGTGAATGGTAATCTTCTTGACAGAAAAGCCATGGGTGAGGATCTATTTTGGGCCATTAGGGGAGGTGGGGGAGCAAGCTTCGGAGTCATCGTGGCTTGGAAGATAAAACTAGTTCCAGTTCCATCAACTGTGACAGTGTTCAATGTTGCAAGGACATTGGAAGAGAATGCAACCGAGATCATTCAAAAGTGGCAGCTTGTGGCGAATAAAATGGACGAGCGCATATTCATTAGGGTGGACGTGAAAAAGGTAAATTCAAGTGAACATGGAAAGCAAACAATACAAGCAAATTTTGTGTCCATGTTTCAAGGAGGTGTAGAAGAACTTATTCCATTGATGCAAAAGAGCTTACCGGAGCTGGGTTTGGATAGAAAAGACTGTACTGAGACTAGTTGGATTGGTTCAGTTGTCTTCGCGAATGTTGTGTTAGGTGGATCTTCAGTGAATGAAGCACATGAAGTTTTGCTGAATAGAACTCGATTTCGTGAACGAATAATAGCCAAAGCAAAATCTGATTATGTGATGAAACCCATTCCTGTTGAAGGATTACAAGGGTTATGGCGCTTGCTTTATGAAGTTCCAGATGGTGAGCTTGAATTCGCCCCTTATGGAGGCAGAATGTACGACATTTCTGAATCTGAACTTCCATTCCCACACAGATCTGGATACATATTTCATATTCACTATGCGGTCGTTTGGAGAGAGGAAGGGGACGAGGCTGCACAAAGGCATATAAATTGGATTAGAAGAGTGTATAAATATATGGAACCTTATGTTTCAAACTCTCCAAGAGCTGCATATCTTAATTACAGAGACCTTGACATTGGGGTAAATAACAATGGCTACACCAGCTACGACCAAGCTAGCATTTGGGGTGTGAAGTATTTCGGTAACAATTTCAGGAGATTGGCTATAGTGAAGACCAAGGTTGATCCTCACAACTTCTTCAGAGACGAACAAAGCATTCCTACCCTATCCgatgaagaaaattaa